From a region of the Phragmitibacter flavus genome:
- a CDS encoding DUF58 domain-containing protein has product MASAKPSNEDSITRILKRVRRIELITRGLVKETLGGQYHSRFKGQGIEFDDFREYQPGDDVRFIDWNVTARMNEPFVRKYVEEREMTVLLLVDVSSSGDYGSGDDSKRERAAEIAAVFAFSAQQNQDKVGLAMFSDEVEFYLPARKGSAQALRIVREILNYAPRSRKTAIEPALDLAVNRIPHRALVFVISDFLTQNVMSGDAVQPPSWEKALRAVGAKHDVVAVQLVDPRELTLPDVGRVCLEDPETGRQMIVNTSAPGVRSVYAKRVRDMQEMLVGTLRRNKVEHVSIRTDTDYLPALRSYFRSRKRR; this is encoded by the coding sequence ATGGCCAGCGCAAAACCCTCCAATGAAGATTCGATCACGCGAATCCTGAAAAGGGTGCGGCGGATTGAGTTGATCACGCGGGGGTTGGTGAAGGAGACGTTGGGTGGGCAGTATCACAGCCGGTTCAAGGGCCAGGGGATTGAGTTTGATGATTTTCGTGAGTATCAGCCCGGGGATGATGTGCGGTTCATCGACTGGAATGTGACGGCGCGGATGAATGAGCCGTTTGTGCGCAAGTATGTGGAGGAGCGGGAAATGACGGTGCTGCTGTTGGTGGATGTGAGTTCATCGGGCGATTATGGCAGCGGGGATGACAGCAAGCGGGAGCGGGCGGCGGAGATTGCGGCGGTGTTTGCTTTCAGTGCGCAGCAGAATCAGGACAAGGTGGGGCTGGCGATGTTTTCGGATGAGGTGGAGTTTTATCTGCCCGCGAGGAAAGGTTCGGCGCAGGCGTTGCGGATTGTGCGGGAGATTTTGAATTATGCGCCGAGGAGCCGGAAGACGGCGATTGAACCGGCATTGGATCTGGCGGTGAACCGCATTCCGCATCGGGCGCTGGTGTTTGTGATTTCGGATTTTCTGACGCAGAATGTGATGAGTGGCGATGCGGTTCAGCCGCCGTCATGGGAGAAGGCGTTGCGGGCGGTGGGGGCGAAGCATGATGTGGTGGCGGTGCAGTTGGTGGATCCGCGCGAGTTGACGCTGCCGGATGTGGGTCGGGTGTGTTTGGAAGATCCGGAAACGGGTCGGCAAATGATTGTGAATACCTCGGCACCGGGGGTGAGGTCGGTGTATGCGAAGCGGGTGCGGGACATGCAGGAGATGCTGGTGGGCACGCTGCGTCGCAACAAGGTGGAGCATGTGTCGATCCGCACGGACACGGATTACCTTCCGGCTTTGCGGAGTTATTTCAGGTCAAGGAAACGTCGTTGA
- a CDS encoding AAA family ATPase: MDTAETTSPGTPAVTSQQIEAASSWVEPLRAEIARVLVGQNQLVDRMLIALLTNGHVLLEGVPGLAKTLTVRTLAACLHGRFQRIQFTPDLLPADVVGTMIYNPREGNFSPRLGPIFANLVLADEINRAPAKVQSALLEAMQERQVTIGETTYTLPNPFMVMATQNPIDQEGTYTLPEAQLDRFLLKVKVDYPTPEEEREVLERMATSKPKLDVEPVMQITQIASSRALVNGIHLDDKVKDYIVSIIQATRHPERIAPHLKNLIRCGASPRGTINLALAAKANAFLQSRDYVIPYDVKSLAPDILRHRILLSYEAEAEGVTTEDIVEQLLDKVEVP, translated from the coding sequence ATGGATACTGCCGAAACGACTTCTCCCGGGACACCTGCTGTCACTTCTCAACAAATTGAAGCTGCCTCGTCATGGGTGGAACCGTTGAGGGCGGAGATCGCGAGGGTGCTGGTGGGACAGAATCAGTTGGTGGACCGGATGCTGATTGCGCTGCTGACCAACGGGCATGTGTTGCTGGAAGGGGTGCCGGGTTTGGCGAAGACCTTGACGGTGCGCACTTTGGCGGCGTGTTTGCATGGACGGTTTCAGCGGATTCAGTTCACGCCGGATTTGTTGCCGGCGGACGTGGTGGGGACGATGATTTACAATCCGCGTGAGGGGAATTTCTCGCCGCGGTTGGGCCCGATTTTTGCGAACCTGGTGCTCGCGGACGAGATCAACCGGGCTCCGGCGAAGGTGCAGAGTGCGTTGCTGGAGGCGATGCAGGAGCGTCAGGTGACCATCGGGGAGACGACGTATACGCTGCCGAATCCGTTCATGGTGATGGCGACGCAGAACCCGATTGATCAGGAGGGAACCTACACGTTGCCGGAGGCGCAGCTGGACCGCTTTTTGTTGAAGGTGAAGGTGGATTATCCGACGCCGGAGGAGGAGCGTGAAGTGCTGGAGCGGATGGCGACTTCGAAGCCAAAGCTGGATGTGGAGCCGGTGATGCAGATCACGCAGATTGCTTCAAGCCGGGCGCTGGTGAACGGGATTCATCTGGATGACAAGGTGAAGGATTACATTGTGTCGATCATCCAGGCGACGCGTCATCCGGAGCGGATCGCGCCGCATTTGAAGAACTTGATTCGCTGTGGGGCTTCGCCTCGTGGGACGATCAACCTGGCGCTGGCGGCGAAGGCGAACGCGTTTTTGCAGAGCCGGGATTATGTGATTCCGTATGATGTGAAGTCGCTGGCTCCGGACATTCTCCGGCATCGTATTCTATTGAGCTACGAGGCAGAGGCGGAAGGGGTGACGACGGAGGACATTGTGGAGCAGTTGCTGGACAAGGTGGAGGTGCCTTGA
- a CDS encoding AI-2E family transporter yields the protein MKKIPSTFQRSTLWTAITALSITVLGVLLVGFIYMGTRVIAFLQPILIPFAVAGVLAYLLEPVVAKLVQWKMKRQYAVLSVFLSVTAAFVGVLFLIVPAVEKQTGEFAMALFGTVDQESKVRSEGYLQKGSRAVQGFMQDRNAQLREKYGVDLLHWGAPTPVGETTPDGVELHGPKTPEEQERQSGDIGFVLPGEGDEAKYYTLQDLMSGEWLRNTLPQVGRNLWEFVRKSVGGFLGVFGFILSMVIVPLYLYYFLTEGPKIAESWSHYVPLRASEFKDEVVSALGEINGYLIAFFRGQLVVSIINGVATGLGLVIIGVKFGWFIGLLLCLLGIIPYLGIIVCWIPAVLIASLQGGSWIVSETGPWWVLPLVVTIIFIVVQQIDGLVITPKIVGESVGLHPMTVIFSVFAWSLIMGGLLGAILAVPMTAALKVLFQRYVWQRALSTRALADEEIVAP from the coding sequence ATGAAGAAGATCCCAAGCACGTTTCAGCGATCAACGTTGTGGACGGCCATCACGGCGCTGTCGATCACGGTGCTGGGGGTGCTGCTGGTGGGGTTTATTTACATGGGGACGCGGGTGATTGCGTTTCTTCAGCCGATTCTGATTCCTTTCGCGGTGGCGGGGGTGCTGGCTTATCTGCTGGAGCCGGTGGTGGCGAAGTTGGTGCAGTGGAAGATGAAACGTCAGTATGCAGTGCTGTCGGTTTTTTTATCGGTGACGGCGGCGTTTGTTGGGGTGCTGTTTTTGATTGTGCCCGCGGTGGAGAAGCAGACGGGCGAGTTTGCCATGGCGTTGTTTGGGACGGTGGATCAAGAGAGCAAGGTGAGGAGTGAAGGATATTTGCAGAAGGGGAGCCGGGCGGTGCAGGGTTTTATGCAGGATCGGAATGCGCAGCTGCGGGAGAAATACGGGGTGGATTTGCTGCATTGGGGGGCACCGACGCCAGTGGGTGAGACGACGCCGGATGGGGTGGAGTTGCACGGGCCGAAGACGCCTGAGGAGCAGGAGCGGCAGTCGGGAGACATTGGTTTTGTCCTGCCGGGGGAGGGAGATGAGGCGAAGTATTACACGTTGCAGGATTTGATGAGTGGCGAATGGCTGCGCAATACGCTGCCGCAGGTGGGGCGCAATTTGTGGGAGTTCGTGAGGAAGAGTGTGGGTGGTTTCCTCGGGGTGTTTGGTTTTATTTTGTCGATGGTGATCGTGCCGTTGTATCTTTATTATTTCCTGACGGAGGGGCCGAAAATTGCGGAGAGCTGGTCGCATTATGTGCCGCTGCGGGCATCGGAGTTTAAGGATGAGGTGGTGAGTGCGCTGGGGGAGATCAATGGGTATTTGATCGCGTTCTTCCGGGGTCAGTTGGTGGTGAGCATCATCAACGGCGTGGCGACGGGGCTGGGGTTGGTGATCATCGGGGTGAAGTTCGGGTGGTTTATCGGGTTGTTGCTGTGTTTGTTGGGGATCATTCCGTATTTGGGGATCATTGTGTGCTGGATTCCGGCGGTGTTGATTGCGTCGTTGCAGGGGGGGAGCTGGATTGTGTCGGAAACAGGTCCGTGGTGGGTGCTGCCCTTGGTGGTGACGATCATTTTCATTGTGGTGCAGCAAATTGACGGGTTGGTGATCACGCCGAAGATCGTGGGGGAAAGCGTGGGGCTGCATCCGATGACGGTCATTTTCTCGGTGTTTGCGTGGTCGCTGATCATGGGTGGTTTGTTGGGGGCGATCCTGGCGGTGCCAATGACGGCGGCGTTAAAGGTGCTGTTTCAGCGTTATGTCTGGCAGCGGGCTTTGTCGACGCGGGCGCTGGCGGATGAGGAAATCGTGGCGCCGTGA
- a CDS encoding nucleoside permease: MSTSSVSPHRNKLFLMMVLELFIWGAWLPLIWGYMEQGLGFTGEQRAWVGTAFAIASVVGIFFSNQFADRNFSAERFMAFSHLVGGIAILSLYWVTSFPLFFALMLIHSLLYVPTISVANSLAFANLRNPTKEFGLVRMGGTVGWILAAWPFYFILGTKEGMDAIMARNSIFLVSGGASLLLAAFCLTLPHTPPRKAVEGDAEGGFAWLRAGKFLALPFLLVLFIVTFIDSTIHNGYFLVADGFLRNVGIPDKWIMPVMSIGQIAEIVTMLMLGWCLGKMGWKVTMIIGILGHAARFAVFAFMPNSMEMLILVQALHGICYAFFFATLYIFIDAAFPKDVRSSAQGLFNLLVLGIGDLAAKWFFIPLQAKLTVDGVVDYRTLFLWPTGFALGAALLLAVAFWPPKELDVPKDVKH, from the coding sequence ATGAGCACTTCATCTGTTTCTCCGCATCGCAACAAGCTGTTTTTGATGATGGTTTTGGAGTTGTTTATCTGGGGGGCGTGGCTGCCGCTGATCTGGGGGTATATGGAACAGGGATTGGGTTTTACGGGCGAGCAACGGGCCTGGGTGGGGACGGCGTTTGCGATTGCGTCGGTGGTGGGGATCTTTTTTAGCAATCAGTTCGCGGATCGGAATTTCTCGGCGGAACGGTTCATGGCGTTCAGTCATCTGGTGGGCGGGATTGCGATTCTGTCGTTGTATTGGGTGACGTCGTTCCCGCTGTTTTTTGCGCTGATGCTGATTCATTCACTGTTGTATGTGCCGACGATCTCGGTGGCGAATTCGCTGGCGTTTGCGAATTTGAGGAATCCAACGAAGGAGTTTGGTCTCGTGCGGATGGGGGGGACGGTCGGTTGGATTTTGGCGGCGTGGCCGTTTTATTTCATTCTCGGAACGAAGGAGGGGATGGATGCGATCATGGCTAGGAACAGCATCTTTTTGGTGAGCGGCGGCGCGTCGTTGTTGCTGGCGGCGTTTTGTCTAACGCTGCCTCATACACCGCCACGCAAGGCGGTCGAGGGTGATGCTGAGGGAGGGTTTGCCTGGTTGCGGGCGGGCAAGTTTCTGGCGCTGCCGTTTTTGCTGGTGTTGTTTATCGTGACGTTCATCGATTCGACGATTCACAATGGTTACTTCCTGGTGGCGGACGGGTTTTTGAGAAATGTGGGAATTCCGGACAAGTGGATCATGCCGGTGATGAGCATTGGTCAGATTGCGGAAATTGTGACCATGCTGATGCTCGGGTGGTGTCTTGGGAAGATGGGGTGGAAGGTGACGATGATCATTGGGATTCTCGGGCATGCGGCGCGGTTTGCGGTGTTTGCGTTCATGCCAAACAGCATGGAAATGCTGATTTTGGTGCAGGCGTTGCACGGGATTTGTTATGCGTTTTTCTTTGCGACGCTGTATATCTTTATTGATGCGGCGTTTCCGAAGGATGTGCGGTCGAGTGCGCAGGGATTGTTCAATCTGCTGGTGTTGGGGATTGGCGATCTGGCGGCGAAGTGGTTTTTCATTCCGTTGCAGGCCAAGTTGACGGTGGACGGCGTGGTGGATTACCGGACGTTGTTTTTGTGGCCGACAGGTTTCGCGTTGGGCGCGGCGTTGTTGCTGGCGGTGGCGTTCTGGCCGCCGAAGGAGCTGGATGTGCCGAAAGATGTGAAGCACTGA
- a CDS encoding GDSL-type esterase/lipase family protein, producing MSEQQHVLTNQPVNCCFIGDSLTEYWPHSGNRSWDEMAKFKPANLGVAGDRTEQVLYRISNLDFSRSKTEVVVLLVGTNNLAVTLPDDPRDVVKAIIQCVTRLCAKLPEAKVIVLGIPPNGLAGTELRKKIKETNRLLADHRWDETVRFLPVYESFVGSDDEWLDGMTSDQTHFAAKGYDALLSLVNPVLAEWMKRP from the coding sequence ATGTCTGAGCAGCAGCATGTGCTGACGAATCAGCCGGTGAACTGTTGTTTTATTGGCGACTCGCTGACGGAATATTGGCCCCATTCAGGAAATCGATCATGGGATGAGATGGCCAAATTCAAGCCGGCGAATCTTGGAGTGGCCGGGGATCGCACGGAGCAGGTATTGTATCGGATTAGCAATCTTGACTTCAGCCGTTCCAAGACAGAGGTGGTCGTTTTGCTGGTCGGCACCAATAATCTGGCGGTAACCTTGCCGGATGACCCGCGCGATGTCGTGAAGGCAATCATCCAATGTGTGACGCGGTTGTGCGCCAAATTGCCCGAGGCCAAGGTAATAGTTCTGGGCATCCCCCCAAATGGGTTGGCGGGCACGGAGCTGAGAAAAAAGATCAAGGAGACAAACCGCTTGTTGGCAGATCACCGATGGGACGAGACAGTCCGATTTCTTCCCGTCTATGAGAGCTTCGTCGGTTCGGATGATGAATGGTTGGATGGGATGACGTCTGATCAGACGCACTTTGCTGCCAAGGGATATGATGCTCTGCTAAGTTTGGTAAACCCGGTCTTGGCTGAATGGATGAAGCGACCTTGA
- the msrA gene encoding peptide-methionine (S)-S-oxide reductase MsrA, with protein sequence MSAVLTSIAEDKPKLETAVIGGGCFWCTEGVYLIVPGVEKVVSGYTGGHTENPTYKDITTGTTGHAEVIKIDYDPAKISYKELIDFFWYAHDPTTLNRQGNDVGTQYRSVIYYLNDEQKKIAEASMAEANKEYDNRIVTELSPLGKFYVAEEYHQDFANKNPNQGYVCAVVKPKVEKFKKKLAEFQAKREKVLP encoded by the coding sequence ATGTCCGCTGTATTGACCTCCATTGCCGAAGACAAACCGAAGCTGGAAACGGCGGTGATTGGCGGGGGTTGTTTCTGGTGCACGGAAGGGGTGTATTTGATTGTGCCGGGGGTTGAAAAAGTGGTGAGCGGCTACACGGGCGGCCATACGGAGAATCCGACCTACAAGGACATCACCACGGGAACGACGGGGCATGCCGAGGTGATCAAAATTGATTACGATCCGGCGAAGATCAGCTACAAGGAGTTGATCGATTTTTTCTGGTATGCTCATGATCCGACGACCTTGAACCGGCAGGGCAATGACGTGGGCACGCAGTATCGTTCGGTGATTTATTACTTGAACGACGAGCAGAAGAAGATCGCGGAGGCTTCCATGGCCGAGGCGAACAAGGAGTATGACAACCGCATCGTGACCGAACTTTCGCCGCTGGGGAAATTTTATGTCGCGGAAGAATACCACCAGGATTTCGCCAACAAAAATCCGAACCAGGGGTATGTGTGCGCCGTGGTGAAACCGAAGGTGGAGAAGTTCAAGAAGAAGCTGGCGGAGTTTCAGGCGAAGCGGGAGAAGGTGTTGCCTTGA
- a CDS encoding MotA/TolQ/ExbB proton channel family protein, giving the protein MPISALLANTNAAATDGFSRMWHFLAGGGEVMILIVLCSIVSVTIIILKALQLRQHVLFPKRVIDDLNNIERYASRGDILPLQQRLERNPSVAAQLGLVAISGKYETREESTAACETAARGVMHRLEAGVPLLEVIVTVSPLLGLLGAVIGLVTVFSAFGGAETTAADTTQVARGIAEALHSTIAGLLVAIPTVIAHGYFTRRLDAIAVRSESLLRQAIHDFHRHFEVRPNSVVNTPATHK; this is encoded by the coding sequence ATGCCCATATCCGCCCTTCTCGCCAACACCAACGCCGCCGCCACCGACGGCTTCAGCCGCATGTGGCACTTCCTCGCCGGTGGTGGCGAGGTGATGATCCTCATCGTTCTCTGCTCGATCGTCTCCGTCACCATCATCATCCTCAAAGCCCTGCAACTGCGCCAGCACGTGCTATTCCCCAAGCGGGTCATCGACGACCTCAACAACATCGAACGCTACGCCTCCCGCGGCGACATCCTTCCGCTTCAACAGCGCCTCGAACGCAACCCCAGCGTCGCCGCGCAGCTCGGACTCGTCGCCATCTCCGGCAAATACGAAACCCGCGAAGAAAGCACCGCCGCCTGCGAAACCGCAGCCCGAGGTGTCATGCACCGACTCGAAGCCGGCGTCCCGCTGCTCGAAGTCATCGTCACCGTCTCCCCCCTCCTCGGCCTGCTCGGTGCCGTCATCGGCCTCGTCACCGTCTTCTCCGCCTTTGGAGGAGCCGAAACCACCGCCGCCGACACCACCCAGGTCGCCCGCGGCATCGCGGAAGCCCTGCACTCCACCATCGCCGGACTCCTCGTTGCCATCCCCACCGTCATCGCCCACGGCTATTTCACCCGACGCCTCGACGCCATCGCCGTCCGCAGCGAGTCCCTCCTGCGCCAGGCCATCCACGACTTCCATCGTCACTTCGAAGTCCGCCCCAACAGTGTCGTCAACACCCCTGCCACCCACAAGTAG
- a CDS encoding ExbD/TolR family protein → MNLRPRKRSSPIIPIVALVDILVIVLLFIVATTTFKQSNTQMEITLPQSDSLGTPAPEQDRRKTLAITKDKRVVLDGSEVDPENLALALQEMKLTNPSARLELQADQDTPLGLLVKVWDALKAAGFPVKEVPARIQRASAS, encoded by the coding sequence ATGAACCTTCGACCCCGCAAGCGCTCCTCCCCCATCATCCCCATCGTCGCCCTCGTCGACATCCTCGTCATCGTGCTGCTCTTCATCGTGGCCACCACGACGTTCAAGCAGTCGAACACCCAGATGGAGATCACCCTCCCCCAATCCGATTCCCTCGGCACCCCGGCCCCTGAACAAGACCGCCGCAAGACTCTCGCCATCACCAAAGACAAACGGGTCGTTCTTGATGGCAGCGAAGTCGATCCCGAAAACCTCGCCCTCGCCCTTCAGGAAATGAAACTCACGAACCCCAGCGCCCGACTCGAACTCCAGGCCGATCAGGACACTCCACTCGGACTCCTGGTCAAAGTCTGGGACGCCCTCAAAGCCGCCGGGTTCCCCGTCAAAGAAGTCCCCGCCCGCATCCAGCGCGCCAGCGCCTCATAA
- the def gene encoding peptide deformylase, whose protein sequence is MLLPIVLYGDPVLRVKCRPITEVTQEIRDLAANMLETMYDARGVGLAAPQIGIPLQIAVIDVSHDPEAVSYLRINGEERSLADSMPLIFLNPKLNLGKDKDLDHEGCLSIPGLRDKVRRSSDISVTFTNLEGETVTLECDGLLGRAFQHEIDHLNGILFIDRLSAAAKLGTKRKLKWLMEEWAEDIRAGRRPGESDERD, encoded by the coding sequence ATGCTTCTCCCAATCGTTCTCTACGGCGACCCCGTCCTGCGCGTCAAATGCCGACCCATCACTGAAGTCACCCAGGAAATCCGCGACCTCGCGGCCAACATGCTGGAAACAATGTATGACGCCCGCGGCGTCGGCCTTGCCGCCCCACAAATCGGCATCCCCCTCCAAATCGCCGTCATCGACGTCTCCCACGATCCCGAAGCCGTCAGCTACCTGCGCATCAACGGCGAAGAACGTTCCCTTGCCGACTCCATGCCGCTGATCTTCCTCAATCCCAAACTCAATCTCGGCAAAGACAAGGACCTCGACCACGAAGGCTGCCTCAGCATCCCCGGCCTGCGCGACAAAGTGCGCCGCTCCTCCGACATCAGCGTCACCTTCACCAACCTCGAAGGCGAAACCGTCACCCTCGAATGCGACGGCCTCCTCGGTCGCGCCTTCCAGCACGAAATCGACCACCTCAACGGCATCCTCTTCATCGACCGTCTTTCCGCCGCCGCCAAACTCGGCACCAAACGCAAACTCAAGTGGCTTATGGAAGAGTGGGCCGAAGACATTCGTGCCGGTCGCAGACCCGGTGAATCGGACGAACGCGATTAA
- a CDS encoding nucleoside recognition domain-containing protein: protein MGAIFSARGAETRSVVGNLGQGVYGLPAPTMLNYVWSFLLIVGLIAGALFGRFEAMMTGMFATCKDVVMVIALPLAGMMMLWLGILRLMEKSGMMEVISRALSPVMRRLFPEVPPTHPAMGAMTMNLAANMLGLGNSATPLGLKAMVHLQELNPHKQSATNAMCMFLALNTAGFALVPMMAINYLATGGVPNPQAIIAPAFFVTFGGSLVAIAAAFWLQGRAGFRVQPDEMVEVEEGKGDGEVVEKKTIFVMSPLRKILLVVSALAFVFGAGLQLMPEMHTRVLETTGLKAVLENAESRKALAAERKAELEAAKPAAVAQQQSQEAGGWRKVLATVSLLAIPLVLLVAVLWALAKGVAVYEEMVEGAKEGFGVAVKIMPFLVVMLTALTLFRESGAMVLLEQALRPLLNLIGMPVELLPLAIMRPLSGSGSAGLLNELILQPGLGDSLKYVAAILYGSSETTFYVLAVYFGSVGIRRVRHSLAAGLIADLAGTIGAIGIGRLIFG from the coding sequence ATGGGTGCAATTTTTTCTGCACGCGGGGCTGAGACGCGATCCGTGGTTGGCAATCTGGGACAGGGCGTGTATGGACTGCCTGCGCCAACCATGTTGAACTACGTCTGGTCTTTTTTGCTGATCGTCGGGCTGATTGCCGGGGCGTTGTTTGGGCGTTTTGAGGCAATGATGACGGGGATGTTTGCGACGTGCAAGGATGTGGTGATGGTGATCGCGCTGCCGTTGGCGGGGATGATGATGTTGTGGCTGGGAATTTTGCGGTTGATGGAGAAGTCGGGGATGATGGAGGTGATTTCGAGGGCGTTGTCACCGGTGATGAGGCGCTTGTTTCCGGAAGTGCCGCCAACGCACCCTGCGATGGGAGCCATGACAATGAACCTGGCGGCCAACATGCTGGGCCTGGGGAACAGTGCGACGCCATTGGGATTGAAGGCGATGGTGCATTTGCAGGAGCTGAATCCCCACAAGCAGAGCGCGACCAACGCGATGTGCATGTTTCTGGCGCTGAACACGGCGGGTTTTGCGCTAGTGCCGATGATGGCGATCAATTATCTGGCGACAGGTGGAGTGCCGAATCCACAGGCGATCATTGCCCCTGCATTCTTTGTGACGTTTGGGGGTAGTTTGGTGGCGATTGCAGCAGCGTTTTGGTTGCAGGGGCGGGCGGGATTCCGGGTGCAGCCGGATGAGATGGTGGAGGTGGAGGAAGGGAAGGGCGACGGTGAGGTGGTTGAGAAGAAGACGATCTTTGTGATGTCGCCGTTGCGCAAAATCCTGTTGGTGGTGTCGGCATTGGCGTTTGTGTTTGGCGCGGGGTTGCAGTTGATGCCGGAGATGCACACACGGGTGTTGGAGACCACGGGGTTGAAGGCGGTGTTGGAGAATGCGGAGTCGCGCAAGGCGCTGGCGGCGGAGCGAAAGGCCGAGTTGGAAGCGGCGAAGCCTGCGGCAGTGGCGCAACAGCAGTCGCAGGAGGCAGGAGGTTGGCGAAAAGTGTTGGCGACGGTGTCTCTGCTGGCGATCCCGCTGGTATTGCTGGTGGCAGTATTGTGGGCGCTGGCGAAGGGCGTGGCGGTTTATGAAGAGATGGTGGAGGGCGCGAAGGAGGGTTTTGGGGTCGCGGTGAAGATCATGCCGTTTTTGGTGGTGATGCTGACGGCGCTGACCTTGTTTCGGGAGTCGGGCGCGATGGTGTTGCTGGAGCAGGCGTTACGCCCATTGCTGAACCTGATCGGGATGCCGGTTGAGTTGTTGCCGCTGGCGATCATGCGTCCACTAAGCGGCTCGGGGTCGGCGGGATTGTTGAATGAGCTGATTTTGCAGCCGGGCTTGGGGGATTCGCTAAAGTATGTGGCAGCGATCTTGTATGGGTCTTCGGAGACGACTTTTTATGTGCTGGCGGTGTATTTTGGCAGTGTGGGCATCCGCCGGGTGAGGCACTCGCTGGCGGCCGGATTGATTGCGGATCTCGCGGGAACGATTGGCGCTATCGGGATTGGTCGATTGATTTTCGGGTGA
- a CDS encoding thioredoxin family protein, translating to MAEVPSTRTLMIGAQAPDFFLPDAGGKMRSRDDVRGPKGLVVAFLCNHCPFVLHLAEEIGLLAATCEAKGLGFVGINSNDVERYPADAPEKMAEMEAAYGWSFPYLYDATQEVAHAYFAACTPDFYVFDDELALTYCGQFDESRPKNGKPVTGMDLRRSVEAVLKHEAPLSEQRPSTGCNIKWRPGNEPSWFGV from the coding sequence ATGGCTGAAGTTCCGTCCACCCGCACATTAATGATTGGTGCCCAGGCACCGGATTTTTTTCTGCCTGATGCGGGGGGGAAGATGCGCTCCCGGGATGATGTGCGAGGTCCAAAGGGATTGGTGGTGGCTTTTTTGTGCAATCATTGTCCGTTTGTGTTGCATCTGGCGGAGGAGATCGGGCTGCTGGCGGCGACTTGTGAGGCGAAGGGCTTGGGTTTTGTGGGGATCAATTCAAACGATGTGGAGCGCTATCCTGCGGATGCGCCGGAAAAGATGGCGGAGATGGAAGCGGCTTATGGCTGGTCATTTCCTTACTTGTATGATGCGACTCAAGAAGTGGCGCATGCTTATTTCGCGGCATGCACTCCTGATTTCTACGTCTTTGACGATGAACTGGCACTGACATATTGCGGTCAGTTTGACGAATCGCGACCAAAAAATGGCAAGCCAGTGACGGGAATGGATCTTCGCCGTTCCGTGGAGGCGGTGCTGAAGCATGAAGCACCCCTGAGTGAGCAACGGCCCAGCACTGGATGCAACATCAAGTGGAGGCCGGGCAACGAGCCGTCCTGGTTTGGTGTCTAA